The Echeneis naucrates chromosome 23, fEcheNa1.1, whole genome shotgun sequence genome has a segment encoding these proteins:
- the lsm8 gene encoding LSM8 homolog, U6 small nuclear RNA associated isoform X1, with amino-acid sequence MQHFLIVMAVCVSVFVCLCLCVCVQGTLKGFDQTINLILDESHERVFSSSQGVEQVVLGLYIVRGDNVAVIGEIDEETDSTLDLGNIRAEPLNSVVH; translated from the exons ATGCAGCACTTTCTGATTGTAATGgccgtttgtgtgtctgtgtttgtgtgtctgtgtttgtgtgtctgtgttcagggCACTCTGAAGGGCTTCGATCAGACCATCAACCTGATCCTGGATGAGAGTCATGAGCGGGTGTTCAGCTCCAGTCAGGGGGTGGAGCAGGTGGTTCTGGGACTTTACATCGTCCGAGGAGACAACGT ggccGTGATCGGTGAGATCGACGAGGAGACCGACTCCACTCTGGATTTAGGTAACATCAGAGCTGAGCCACTCAACTCCGTCGtccactga
- the lsm8 gene encoding LSM8 homolog, U6 small nuclear RNA associated isoform X2, with the protein MSTALESYINRTVAIVTSDGRMIVGTLKGFDQTINLILDESHERVFSSSQGVEQVVLGLYIVRGDNVAVIGEIDEETDSTLDLGNIRAEPLNSVVH; encoded by the exons ATGTCCACCGCGCTGGAGAGCTACATCAACC GCACCGTGGCCATCGTCACTTCGGACGGGAGGATGATTGTG ggCACTCTGAAGGGCTTCGATCAGACCATCAACCTGATCCTGGATGAGAGTCATGAGCGGGTGTTCAGCTCCAGTCAGGGGGTGGAGCAGGTGGTTCTGGGACTTTACATCGTCCGAGGAGACAACGT ggccGTGATCGGTGAGATCGACGAGGAGACCGACTCCACTCTGGATTTAGGTAACATCAGAGCTGAGCCACTCAACTCCGTCGtccactga